Genomic segment of Candidatus Jordarchaeales archaeon:
AACCTGTTTCCTAGTATCTCTGCTTCTTAGAGTTACGGTGTTATCTTCAATGGTCTGGTAGTCCACGGTTACGCAGACAGGTACTCCTATTTCGTCCGCCCTAGCATATCTCTTCCCTATGCTCCCTCTATCATCGTATTCGACGAAGATCCCGCTTTTTCTAATGTTTCTAAACAACTCTTTGGCTTTAGACACTAATGGCTCTTTCTTCATTAATGGAAGGACGAACGCAATTATCGGCGCTATTTCTGGTGGAAATTGGAACCAGCTCCACCCTCTTCCGTCGTCCTCCCTGTAGCAATGTTCTAGTATGCAGTAGACTATCCTTTCAACGCCAAAAGAGGGCTCAACAACCTCTGGAATCACCTTTTCCCCGTTAAAGTCAACTGAAAGGTCTTCGCCGCTGTGCTTCATGTGACACTTAAGGTCGTAGTCTGTCCTGTAAGCGTTACCGACAACTTCCTTTACCCCTATGCTCAGCTCAACTTCAAGATCGAAGTTCCCTCCAGAGTAAAACGGGGTCTCCTCGGGAAGCATGTGTCTGAAGCGGAACTTTTCTCTTGGTATCCCTATTTTTTCGAAAAACTCCGCCTCCCTAGATAGGTAGTATGCGATGTACGCGTTGGGTACAATCCCCTTCTCGATAGCCTCTTTAACGGTCACCTCGACAACGTCGCCTCCCTTGATCTGGCTCTCCCTGGTAAGGATCCTAAACTTGGAGTTTGCAACTTCGTTAATCCAAGAGTGATCTTTTGCTTCCTTAGGGTTTATGAAAAGTTCAATTTCCATCTGTGTGAACTCGCGTAGACGAATTAAACCCTGCCTAGGAGATATCTCGTTCCTGTACGCTCTTCCTATCTGCGCAATGCCAAACGGAAGCTTCCCCCTCATGACTTGGAAAACTCTCTTGAAATCTATGAAAATAACTTGGGCTGTTTCAGGCCTTAGAAAAGCCACCTTTCCTCCGAGGGGTCCAACTTCTGTCCTAAACATCAGGTTGAAAAGGGATACGTCGGAAAGCTCGCCTCCACAGTTTGGGCAACGCAACTTGTTTTCCCGTATGATCCGCGTGAGCTCTTCAACACTCGCCCCCTCAACCTTGATTCCCAACTCTTCCTCAATTAAGTGATCCGCCCTCAGCTTTGTTTTACATTTCAAGCAGGAAGTCACCGGGTCAACAAATGCCTCAACGTGCCCCGAAGCTGCGAGAACCTCATAGGGAAGTATCGTTGACCCGTTTATCTCGTAGATCGGGAAGTTCGTCTCCTCAATTATGAAAAACTTCCGCCAGAAATCAATCAGCCTTTTGACTAGAAGGGTTCCTATTGGGCCGAAATCGTAAAAGCCAGCTACCCCACCATAAATCTCCGCCGTTGGAATTACGAAACCCCTGTGGAGCGCTAAGGTCCATACTTTCTCAAACAGAGTTTTCCCCTCAGCGACTTTTTCCACACGCTCCAAATGAAACACCACCTAGATTAGAAGACTGGCACTCGAAAATAATCTACCCTATTAACTCAGTGATGGTGAAAAACTATCTAGCTATAACTTTTTTGGTGACAGGTGGTCTTGTCTTAAATAAGACGCGTGAACCACACTTACATCTGACTCCCTGTATACTGCTAAGCTCTTCTTCCTTTATCTCTGATCCACACTTCCAACAAACATAGGGCATGGTGCCCCACCAGCCTGAACACCGTTAACTCCATTCTAACCTCACAATTTAAACCTTACTCAGTCAGCATTCACAACCTTACCCCGGCGTTCCTCCGCTGTTACCCACTATGACCCCCTCAGTAAGCTTATCCCCTAGCACGTTTGTAATCTTCACCCTAGCTACGTCCCCTATCCTTGCCTTGCCTGAAAGGACAACAATCGGCCCCTCTCGTAGCGGGTAACCTACGAGTCTACCTTTAAAAATGCCTCTCCCTCTTTCAGCGACCAAAACATCTATTACACTGCCAACAAGCTTTCTCTTCAGAAGCTTGTTCACCTTTATCACTTCCTGCACTATTAACCCTCCAGCCTTACTCCTTGACGCCGAGGGCGCCTCCCTAAATCCCTCGAAAGCAGACATAGGAAGCGGCTTAAACCGGTAAACTGTTATCTTTTCCGCCCCCAGCCTTGCTACATCCCTTATCATTTTGGCAGTTTCACGTGCCACTCTAACCGTCTGTCCAGGAAGACCATGAATGAAATAAACATAGGGGCGAAGGCCTGTTTTAACTGCCGTTTTCACAGCCGCGACTACTTCGCTTGGAGTCGACGGGCGACCTAAGAGGTAGGCGTGCTTAGCGTTTCCAGTCTCTCCACCTATGTGGATCGTTGAGTTAGGTAGGTATTCCGAGATGATTGACGCAGCTTCTTCAGTTAAAAGGCACGGCTTGGCGTTCTCAACGCTAATATAAGCTTTTCCCTCAGCGAGATCTTTCAAGTTTGAAAGAAGTTCCTCTATTCGGTCATAGTTTGCTTCTGGCTCGCGTGGGTCGGTTAGGGGGCCACTAACTTTCTCATCTCTGTGAAAATCTAGGAAGCAGCTTGCTCCAAGGTATATTCTTTTCACGCCTTGCTCAAGGAGCCCCTCAACCTCCACTAATACGCTTTCTATCTCCCTACTCCTTGGTGGTCCATACACGTTTGGCACAGAGCAGTAACCGCACCCTGGCGGTATATTGACTGGGCACGTAAGTCTATCTTTTAGAGATTTGCTTGTGCACCGTCCGCACTCAATGCACTTCCTTCCATCCGGCAACTGTATCCTAGTTCTGTAGAAGTTCGAGCACCCTCTAACGCACCAAACGTAAACTCTGGCAACCGTGTAGAGAGGGTAGTCTTTTATGTGCTTGACTGATGGCTCCCATCGCCCCGTCGTTCGCCGGACACCGGAACTGAAGAAGCCGGTGGTCCTAGAAGCAAAGCTGACACCCGGTATCCTTCTCAGCTCTTCTTCGTCTGGGAGAACTCCATCAGACAAGCCTCTCCTAAACAAGTCTGCAACAGTGTCTTCAGCTTCACCCACCAGAACTAGGTCATAACCTGCATCGAGGAGTTTCTTTGCCTCGAGAGATGCGGGGCCGCCTGCTATGCAAACTCCGTCGCTCCAACGCCTCCAAAGTCCTGCAATTTTCGCCATAGCGGGGATATCCATGCTC
This window contains:
- the glyS gene encoding glycine--tRNA ligase translates to MEKVAEGKTLFEKVWTLALHRGFVIPTAEIYGGVAGFYDFGPIGTLLVKRLIDFWRKFFIIEETNFPIYEINGSTILPYEVLAASGHVEAFVDPVTSCLKCKTKLRADHLIEEELGIKVEGASVEELTRIIRENKLRCPNCGGELSDVSLFNLMFRTEVGPLGGKVAFLRPETAQVIFIDFKRVFQVMRGKLPFGIAQIGRAYRNEISPRQGLIRLREFTQMEIELFINPKEAKDHSWINEVANSKFRILTRESQIKGGDVVEVTVKEAIEKGIVPNAYIAYYLSREAEFFEKIGIPREKFRFRHMLPEETPFYSGGNFDLEVELSIGVKEVVGNAYRTDYDLKCHMKHSGEDLSVDFNGEKVIPEVVEPSFGVERIVYCILEHCYREDDGRGWSWFQFPPEIAPIIAFVLPLMKKEPLVSKAKELFRNIRKSGIFVEYDDRGSIGKRYARADEIGVPVCVTVDYQTIEDNTVTLRSRDTRKQVRVKAELVPKILSDLAEGRISLSSLEELQS
- a CDS encoding radical SAM protein; translation: MPAVTRFLLVDATGAGSGIRGLARDVIGSGARAIAGVLEELGADVRIMVPEVFFGAGPKLSEFDVLMCGGMSMDIPAMAKIAGLWRRWSDGVCIAGGPASLEAKKLLDAGYDLVLVGEAEDTVADLFRRGLSDGVLPDEEELRRIPGVSFASRTTGFFSSGVRRTTGRWEPSVKHIKDYPLYTVARVYVWCVRGCSNFYRTRIQLPDGRKCIECGRCTSKSLKDRLTCPVNIPPGCGYCSVPNVYGPPRSREIESVLVEVEGLLEQGVKRIYLGASCFLDFHRDEKVSGPLTDPREPEANYDRIEELLSNLKDLAEGKAYISVENAKPCLLTEEAASIISEYLPNSTIHIGGETGNAKHAYLLGRPSTPSEVVAAVKTAVKTGLRPYVYFIHGLPGQTVRVARETAKMIRDVARLGAEKITVYRFKPLPMSAFEGFREAPSASRSKAGGLIVQEVIKVNKLLKRKLVGSVIDVLVAERGRGIFKGRLVGYPLREGPIVVLSGKARIGDVARVKITNVLGDKLTEGVIVGNSGGTPG